A stretch of the Enoplosus armatus isolate fEnoArm2 chromosome 13, fEnoArm2.hap1, whole genome shotgun sequence genome encodes the following:
- the slc25a14 gene encoding brain mitochondrial carrier protein 1, which yields MVHLNWKPFIYGGMASIVAEFGTFPIDLTKTRLQVQGQSQYTEVRYRGMFHALFRIGKEEGIRALYSGISPALLRQASYGTIKIGTYNSLKRLFVSHPEDETMVINVFCGVVSGVLSSSLANPTDVLKIRMQAQGSLLQGSMMSNFINIYQTEGTRGLWRGVIPTAQRAAIVVGVELPVYDITKKHLLRSGIMGDTILTHFISSFTCGLAGALASNPVDVVRTRMMNQRVLSGSPMYKGTLDGVMQTWKNEGFFALYKGFWPNWLRLGPWNIIFFITFEQLKKLPF from the exons ATGGTCCACTTGAACTGGAAGCCGTTCATCTACGGAGGGATGGCCTCGATTGTCGCAGAATTCG GGACATTTCCCATTGACCTGACTAAGACCCGGCTACAGGTCCAGGGTCAGTCCCAGTACACGGAGGTGCGCTACAGAGGCATGTTCCACGCCCTCTTCAGGATCGGCAAAGAGGAGGGCATCCGGGCGCTCTATTCGGG GATTTCTCCTGCTCTGTTGAGACAAGCTTCTTATGGAACAATCAAGATAGGAACCTACAACTCTCTGAAGAGGCTGTTTGTCAGTCATCCAGAAG ACGAGACGATGGTCATCAACGTCTTCTGTGGTGTCGTGTCCGGagtcctgtcctcctctctggccAACCCCACTGACGTCCTCAAG atCAGGATGCAGGCGCAGGGCAGTCTGCTCCAAGGCAGCATGATGTCCAACTTCATCAACATCTACCAAACAGAGGGCACCAGAGGGCTGTGGAGA ggTGTCATCCCCACAGCGCAGCGAGCAGCCATCGTCGTCGGGGTGGAACTTCCTGTCTATGACATAACGAAGAAGCACCTCCTTCGCTCCGGCATCATGGGAGACAccattttgacacatttcat CTCAAGTTTCACGTGTGGCTTGGCGGGGGCTCTGGCCTCCAACCCTGTAGACGTGGTCCGGACCCGTATGATGAACCAGCGAGTTTTGTCGGGAAGCCCCATGTACAAAGGAACACTGGACGGAGTGATGCAGACGTGGAAGAACGAGGGCTTCTTCGCTCTCTACAAGGGATTCTGGCCTAACTGGCTGCGACTGGGGCCTTGGAACATCATC TTCTTCATTACCTTCGAGCAGCTGAAGAAGCTCCCATTTTAA